The following proteins are co-located in the Camelina sativa cultivar DH55 chromosome 12, Cs, whole genome shotgun sequence genome:
- the LOC104731239 gene encoding protein ODORANT1-like, giving the protein MGRQPCCDKLGVKKGPWTAEEDKKLINFILTNGHCCWRALPKLAGLRRCGKSCRLRWTNYLRPDLKRGLLSNDEEQLVIDLHAHLGNKWSKIASRLPGRTDNEIKNHWNTHIKKKLLKMGIDPATHQPLNQEPCNTDNSKTISSNPDDVSLEPKTTSTKTLEISGTTTIEDESSSTVTDQNSSMDNENHILDNIYNDDELFSYLWSDETTKAEGSWGDSNYGAVGGTLCDNNMFGTVADFPIWSPEGINDKDWMFLDYCQDFGVHDFGF; this is encoded by the exons atggGGAGGCAGCCATGCTGCGACAAGCTAGGGGTGAAGAAAGGGCCGTGGACGGCAGAGGAAGACAAGAAGCTCATAAACTTCATACTCACCAACGGCCATTGTTGCTGGCGTGCTTTGCCAAAACTGGCCGGTCTCCGCCGCTGCGGAAAGAGCTGCCGCCTACGGTGGACTAACTATCTCCGGCCTGACTTGAAGAGAGGCCTTCTCTCTAATGATGAAGAACAACTTGTCATTGATCTTCATGCTCATCTCGGCAATAA GTGGTCTAAGATAGCTTCAAGATTACCTGGACGAACAGATAACGAAATAAAAAACCATTGGAATACTCACATCAAGAAAAAACTTCTTAAGATGGGAATCGACCCTGCGACCCATCAACCTCTAAACCAAGAACCTTGTAATACCGATAACTCCAAAACCATCTCATCGAATCCAGATGATGTCTCACTGGAACCAAAGACAACCAGCACAAAAACTTTAGAAATAAGTGGCACGACAACAATAGAGGACGAAAGCAGTAGCACGGTTACTGATCAAAACAGTTCGATGGACAATGAAAATCATATACTTGACAACATCTATAATGATGATGAGTTGTTTAGTTATTTATGGTCCGACGAAACTACTAAAGCTGAGGGCTCGTGGGGTGACAGTAATTATGGCGCCGTGGGTGGAACATTATGTGACAACAATATGTTCGGCACCGTTGCAGATTTTCCAATATGGTCACCCGAAGGAATCAACGACAAGGATTGGATGTTTCTCGACTATTGCCAAGACTTTGGCGTTCatgattttgggttttga
- the LOC104731240 gene encoding FAM10 family protein At4g22670-like, with protein sequence MDATKLSELKDFIDQCKSDPSLLSTPSLSFFRDYLESLGAKIPQEDKDTKARSFVVEESDDDMEETEELKPKVEEEEEEDEIIESDVELEGDTVEPDNDPPQKMGDSSVEVTDENREAAQEAKGKAMEALSEGNFDEAIEHLTQAITLNPTSAIMYGNRASVYIKLKKPNAAIRDANAALEINPDSAKGYKSRGMARAMLGEWAEAAKDLHLASTIDYDEEISAVLKKVEPNAHKLEEHRRKYDRLRKEREDKKAERDRLRRRAEAQAAYDKAKKEEQSSSSRPSGGGFPGGMPGGFPGGMPGGFPGGMGGMPGGFPGGMPAGMGGGMPAGMGGGMPGMGGGMPAGMGGGMPGMGGGMPGAGGMPGGMDFSKILNDPELMTAFSDPEVMAALQDVMKNPANLAKHKANPKVAPVIAKMMGKFGGGPK encoded by the exons atggatgCAACGAAGCTTAGCGAGCTCAAGGACTTCATCGACCAATGCAAGTCTGACCCTTCCCTTCTCTCTACTCCTTCCCTCTCCTTCTTCCGCGACTACCTCGAGAG tctTGGTGCTAAGATACCTCAAGAAGACAAAGACACTAAAGCG agGAGTTTCGTAGTTgaagagagtgatgatgatatggAGGAAACTGAAGAACTAAAACCTaaagtggaggaagaagaagaggaagatgagattATTGAATCTGATGTTGAGCTTGAAGGAGACACTGTTGAACCTGATAATGATCCTCCTCAGAAG ATGGGGGATTCATCAGTGGAGGTGACTGATGAGAATCGTGAAGCTGCTCAAGAAGCTAAGGGCAAAGCCATGGAGGCCCTTTCTGAAGGAAATTTTGATGAAGCAATTGAGCATTTAACTCAGGCAATTACTTTGAATCCGACTTCAGCTATTATGTATGGAAACAGGG CTAGCGTCTACATTAAGTTGAAGAAGCCAAACGCTGCTATTCGAGATGCAAACGCTGCATTGGAG ATTAATCCTGATTCTGCCAAGGGATACAAATCACGGGGAATGGCTCGTGCCATGCTTGGAGAATGGGCAGAGGCTGCGAAAGACCTTCACCTTGCTTCTACGATAGACTATGATGAGGAAATTAGTGCTGTGCTCAAGAAG GTTGAACCTAATGCTCATAAGCTTGAGGAACACCGTAGAAAGTATGACAGATTACGCAAGGAAAGAGAGGACAAAAAGGCTGAGCGTGATAGGCTACGTCGCCGTGCTGAAGCACAG GCTGCCTATGATAAAGCTAAGAAAGAAGAACAGTCATCATCAAGCAGACCATCAGGAGGTGGTTTCCCAGGAGGTATGCCCGGTGGATTCCCTGGAGGTATGCCTGGAGGATTCCCAGGAGGTATGGGTGGTATGCCCGGTGGTTTCCCAGGAGGTATGCCGGCAGGAATGGGCGGTGGAATGCCAGCAGGAATGGGTGGTGGTATGCCAGGAATGGGTGGTGGTATGCCAGCAGGAATGGGCGGTGGTATGCCAGGAATGGGTGGTGGTATGCCAGGTGCAGGCGGTATGCCGGGTGGTATGGACTTCAGCAAAATTTTGAAC GATCCTGAGCTCATGACGGCATTTAGCGATCCAGAAGTCATGGCTGCTCTTCAAGATG TGATGAAGAACCCTGCGAATCTAGCGAAGCATAAGGCGAATCCCAAGGTGGCTCCGGTGATTGCAAAGATGATGGGCAAATTTGGAGGAGGTCCCAAGTAA